AGAACCCTACCAGCGCTGCGAGGAGCAGATCCGGCGCCAGAACTTGAGGCAGTGCCAGCAGTACATAAGGGAGGGCCGAGGTCAGTACGGAGTGCTCGAGTTCAATAACGAAGCCGAGAATTACATCAGCTCATCTCAGACGCAGGAACTCCAGCAGTGCTGCAATCAACTGAAACGGATGGACCAGCAGTGCCAGTGTGAGGCCATGACTCACATAATGAGGCAGCAGAGGCGGCAGCAGGGGCAGCAGCTCAGCGGTGAGCGGTTGCAGCAGATGGTTCAGAGAGCCCAAAACTTGCCTAGAGTATGCGGGTCTGGACCCCAGCAGTGCGATGTGCGAGTAGACTTGTTCTAGTTGTGCATTGGTGGTTGTTTCAGGTTTTCAGAGCCGGTAGAAAATTAGGAcctttaaattaataaaagataggaCCGGTTTCGTTTTAGAGATAGTTTAGCATTGTATGGTAACGAGAGTTACCTCAAGGGACGCTATATGGTTGTCTAATAAAGTCGCAAGAGTAAGTAGATCATAAAAGTTTATCATAATTGCGAAGATAGATTACGAACTGCTAAAAGAGAAATAGATACCAAAGGAAAGTCCTTACTTTTACAGTTGATAATAACCAAAACCAGGAGAATAAGAAAAATCAACGACTCTTACGTGCCAAAGGACAGAGATCTAAGTTGGGGTCTGTCTTTCGACGCTGTCACGGGGCTAACCAAAACAGGAC
The Humulus lupulus chromosome 6, drHumLupu1.1, whole genome shotgun sequence DNA segment above includes these coding regions:
- the LOC133785423 gene encoding 2S seed storage albumin protein-like translates to MTRLTILAAAGLLVAVLFVVNTSVRAHRTTITTVEIESENPEPYQRCEEQIRRQNLRQCQQYIREGRGQYGVLEFNNEAENYISSSQTQELQQCCNQLKRMDQQCQCEAMTHIMRQQRRQQGQQLSGERLQQMVQRAQNLPRVCGSGPQQCDVRVDLF